One Pseudomonadota bacterium genomic window, AGTTTCATATGAATGTGAAGCGGGATTATGGATTGTGAAGAACAGAGTATTTTCGTTCGTCGGGATCATCTCTGCGAAGAATACTTTCTGATAAGTGATTATTATACCGTAATGCGACGATTCGATATAGATATCTTTACAGTAGTAGGCAGTATAACTCAGAAGCTCATTAACCACTTCCTTGAAGGCCGAAGACTGTATTTTATCAATATGATCTTTTACATATACGTTCTGGATGCGTCTGTTTATATCCAATTCGAAGGAATCTTTCTTTGCCTGGTTCCCAACAACTAATGCAGCAAGATTATATGTATAGTCAGTTATTTCGGAGTAGGTATAGGAATCCTGTTCCCATAATTTGTGGAAGATGAGAGAAGCCTCTTCCCATGTGAATTCATTTTCTGCATCTATAAAAATGTTTTTTCTTACTGCCCTGTTAAAGAAATTTTCTATGCCCTTTTTTTCCAGCCGGCTATCCACATAAATACTCCATATCTGGTTGTGCCGGTCTTTCAGCCGTGGTTCCTTGCTTTCTTCCGGTGCAATGTGAGGGTTATAGCGGAAGTGTGGATTTAAAACATCATAGATATACAGGAATAGACGGTATATTCTGCCATAGAGAAAAGTGCTGTCCTCCCAGATGGTGACCTTCACATCAAGGTGGTCTTTTTTCCTTTTTATAAGTGCTTTTTCATTCCAGGGAGAATCTGTTTCTTCAATATAAATATGGCGTATCGAATGGTCAATGCCTAAGATGTTGCTTATATTTTTTGTAGTTGTACCTGTTTCTTCCACTTAGAATTCGCCTTCTAAGCCATACTGACTAAGAAGCAATGTTTTTGTTTTCATCCACTGAGAATCGGTTTCTAACGAAAAGGGCACTGTTTCAAGGACTTCTGATAGATATTTTCTTGCCCTTTCAGAATCTCCTTTTTTTGCATAAATGTAGCCCAGATTGTACGATGTCGATTCTTTTATGCTGCTGTATTTCGGCACAATTTGTTTTATCCTTTTTTGTTTTAACATGATTTCTTCCCTGTTGTTTTGTGCTGTCGATGGGTCATTAATGATTTTTTCGTATTGTGTTTGAACAAGTTTTGCAGTAATGAGGACATCTTTCGTATAACTGTATGTTTTTTGGTAGATTCTCAAAGAAGAATCGAGGTCACCCTTTTTTAACAGTTCGTCGGCCTTTTTGACATAGGTTGTAATATTTGCATCAGTTATTGCAGCTTCTTGCGTTGTTACCGGCACCGGTGGTTTTTTTGGTTTTTTCTCTGCCCCGAAAGATATACATGGGGAAAATAGTGTTAGAATAATGAGGATATTTAATATGTTTTTTAAAATTGATTTTGTCATTCAGCCTTCTCCTTCGTTAAGATTTTTTTGGAAAAACATGTTGAAAAGATTTTTTAATGGCGGTGCAGGGAATTGAACCCCGGACACTGCGGATATGAGCCGCATGCTCTAACCATCTGAGCTACACCGCCGTGCTGTTCATATACGATATAACTACTCGTATTGTCAACAATATATTGGCAATTCATCAATGTTTTATGCTATATATGGCAACAGTTAACGCGAATAACGGAGGTGTTATGAAAGTACTTGTAACTGGTGGTTGCGGGTTCATCGGTTCGCATGTGGTAGACAATTTTATTGCAAGCAATCACGAAGTGGTGATAATCGATGACCTCTCTTCAGGAAAAATGGAAAACAAAAATAATGCCGCCAGACTGCATGTTGCTAATATATGTGACGATTCCATTGAAGAAATTATTAAAAATGAAAGGCCTGATATAATAAATCACCATGCTGCACAGATTTCTGTCCCCTTATCCGTGGAAATACCACTTTATGATGCCGAGGTGAATATAAAGGGCACAATCAGGCTCCTTGAATTATCAAGGAAATACGGGGTGAAAAAATTTATATTTGCGTCTACCGGGGGTGCTATATACGGAGATGCGGACAAAGTTCCCACTGCTGAAGATTATGTTCCCGAACCGGCATCGCCCTATGCGATTTCCAAATTTTCAAGCGAAAAATACATAAGGTTCTATTATGGTCAATATGGGCTTCAGTATACGATTTTACGATACAGCAATGTATATGGTCCAAGACAGATTCCTCATGGTGAGGCGGGTGTAGTGGCAATTTTTACGGAAAAATTGCTGACAGGCGAGCACCCGAAGGTTTATCATTTTCCTGAGGAGGAAAGAGGGATGATACGCGACTATTGTTACGTCAAAGATATTGCAAATGCGAGCTTGATTGCTGTAAAAAATGAGAATGTCGGAATTTATAATATAGGCACAGGGAAGGGTACATACACCCTTGAGCTGTATAAAAAAACGATCGATGCGTTAAGGAACAACGGTGTTGCCGTTCCCGAAATTTTTAATGAACCTCAGCGCGGTATTGCCAGGGCAGGTGATATAAGGGTAAGTACGCTCAATGTCAGAAAGGCAAAAGACGAAATAGACTGGGAAGCGAAATATAGTTTAGAAGATGGTTTAATTGAAACGGTGGATTGGTACTTACATAAATGAAAATAAAGGTTCTCGGTACGGGAACATCTATCCCGTCCTTAAAAAGAGGTTCTTCTTCGTACCTTGTATCTGCCGAGAAATGTAATATTCTTGTGGATATAGGGCCTTCTGTGGTGAGGAGACTCCTCGAATATGGACATACAGTGGACGATGTGGATGCTGTTTTTCTCACACATTTTCACGTAGACCATACAGCAGACTTGTCAACATTCTTATTTGCCTGCAATTATGGTTTAAAGCAGCGGACAAAACCCCTTATTGTAGCAGGCGGGCAGGGGATTCATAAATTCTATGCCGGCCTTTTAAAGATTTACCCGTGGATTTTACCCAAATCATATGAGTTTAGACTGCATCGTCTCCCTGGTGGTGAACTGAAGATTGGAGATGTTTTCGTGCGGACCACAAAAGTTAATCACAACAGGGAAAGCATCGGGGTGAGGCTTGAAAAAGAAAGAAGTCTTGTGTTTTCCGGTGATACGGATTATTCAACGAATCTTATTAAACTTGCACATGGAGCAGATCTTCTTATCGTGGAATGCTCTTTCCCGGAGAGAAAAGTGAAGGGACATTTAAGCCTGAGCATTCTGGAAAAGATAGTCAAAAAAGCTCAACCGAAAAGGGTTCTTATTTCTCATCTTTATCCGGAATGGGAAGGCTTAAAAGGAATTCTCCATGCACCATATCTCATGGCAGAAGACGGGATGGAAATGGAGCTCTAAGCAAATAGTTTGTCTAATTTCCTGCTTATCACGATGTAACCTTTCCTGAATTCAGCCTCGTATTTTTTTGATTTGTCCAGTTCAGCGATAAGGCTGTCCCCGACATGTTCGAGACATACAATCAATTTGCCTTCCTGCTTGAGGTATGTCATGCCTCTTTTAATATATGCCTTTGTGGCATCTACAACCGGTACTTCATCTTCCCATATGTAGCTCAACGCCGGCTGGACAAAAATATAATCATAAGCATTATGGAGGAGGAAAGGAAAATCAATTTCTAAATGGAAAAAACCGTGTTTACTGGCTATTTCTTTTGATTCCAAAAACCAGTTCTTCTTTCTTATAAGTTCCCATGTGGTCTCATCGCTGTCTAAACTAAAAAGCATGTCGCGAATTTTCTTGTTGTCGATGATTCTTGCAAAATGGGATGCTGTAATCACATCCATTACATCCCTTATTCTCTCTTTGTAAATATTTAATCTGGCCTTCATCTCATTTTTTATCTCAACGTCTTCTTTGATTTTATCAGAGAGGGAAAAATAGAGCTTATACATTTCCTTAAATTCATGTATCAAGTCTTTTGGGTTTTTGTTGAACAAGCCCATCTGATCTTTTTCATCATAGTAGTATGATATATCTTGAATTGCCATCCCGATAAGGGGGTTTCCTGACTTGTAGTAAGGTGCGTTTGAGTTGAAGCGGGTCTTTAAAATATTAATCATTATATCGAATGTCAGATGTGACCTCTCTATACCGTATAATATATGCTCGAGTATGTATTTTTTGAGTGAATATTCATCTTCCCACTCGGCAACAAAGGTATTCTTGTCACGGTAAGGAAGCACAAAAGAGAGGTATGAAAGGCCTTCAACGATCTGTGAACTCATGGAGCCTAAACCAGGCGTCATATCGAGTATTTTGAGCTTAAAAAGGTCTTCTTTCGTGTAACGGATGTTTTTATTGTCCAAGAATATCTCTTCCATGTTCAAATTTGATTCATAGCCCTTTTTAACAAAGAGATAGGTAAAAATATCCAGGGCATCATATTTATTAATTATGTGGGGTGCTTCGTAAGCATGTTCTTCTATTTTTATGCCTCTCTCGTTGAGAAATAATTCTGTAAGCGGGAGACTTTCGTGAGGGGAAAGCTCTTTATATGCCTGTATGAGCTTCGGGTATATCTCGATTCTCTTTTTAACTCCCGAAATGGAGTTTTTGCACGTAACCCTTTTTTCCCTTAAAACTCCGATGAGTGTCTTTCTTTCATCTTCTATAATCTCGGGGAGCATATTTTTAAGGCCATTTAATGAAAAAATGTGGAAAAAAAGGTGGAGCGTCTCTTCGTTTCCCAAAATAAGTGCATTTTCAATATCTATTTCAATGAGTTTTTTTTCGTAAGAGTTTGGTTTTTTCAGGAGGATCCAGTTTCTCCCGTTTGTAAGGATTCCCCAGGGGGTCTTGACATTTTTCAGAATGTAAATGAGTTGATATACGGGGATTTTATTTTCGAATTCTAGATAAAAACCGCCTATGCCTTTGTCCAGAGATCTCCCGTACCGTTTAAGCTGAAGAAGCCCGATTGCCCTGCCAAAATATTCTTTCGTACCCCAGAATTGAGAGGCCTTTAACTTTTCCTGTTCATCGGTGAAAAGTGCAACATCCGGATTTTTCACGCTTTCTTCAAAAAATTTTGGTTTTGATTCGTAGGCATACCCGAGTATTTTTAGAATGGGTTTTATAAGATGTATTTCTGTATGAATCTCGCTTGCGAATTTTTTAATATCCTGAAATTTGAGTAAAATGTCGGAAAAAGAGGTGTATATTGTGTTTTCTTCTGGTAATGATAAGATTTTATCAACACCCGATGGGGATATGAGTGTGTTTCTGACTATTGAAGGATGCATAATGAATAGATGATAATCGATTTATCGGTGGTTAGTCAAGGAGAGGAATATCTTTTTCTGTTTTATCTATCCCCATTTTCTGGATTCTTTCAATTTCTCTGAGCTTCATTCTTATGATAACAATGAGACCGATAATGAACATCCAGAAAATGGCAAGATTCTGGTAAATTGTATATTGATCATAACTGACGGATGGGAATACTTCAATTTTGTCTTCTGCCCATGCAATGGCAGCACTTGAAACGATAAGCGCCAGCGTTGAAATGAAGCGTTTCATATGTCTATCTCCTAAGTAACGAACCCAATAACCGTCATAACAACAAAATATAAGGTGTACATAATTCCGATCCAGGTAAATACAGGGCTTGGCTCACCACGGCTCGATTTTCTGTCAAAAAACGGGATAAGAAAGAAGAAAAGAATGCCACAGGTGATGAGAATAATAGCAATTGTCTCGCCATTGAGGCCGAGGATTTCTCCCGGGAAAAGTTTCAATGTTTGGAAGAGAAATAAGAAATACCATTCGGGTTTGATGTTTTCGGGTGCCGGTGCGAGGGGGTCTGCCTTTTTCCCTATCTCAGGAGGCAGAAATACGGCAAGCGTTACCATGATGCCCAGGACAACAAGCCAGACGATAAGGTCTTTGTAAAATAAGTTTGGGAAAAAGGGTATACTTTTATGTGGTTTTTTTTCCAACGAAAGAGGGACGCTCATCCCATGAACCTGGACAAGGAGCACATGAACACCGATAAGGAGCAGTGTGACTATGGGGAGAATGGCTACGTGAAACGCATAGAACCTGGTCAACGTGTCGCCGGTCACATCAATGCCGCCCCTCAGAAAGGCTTTAATGAAACCGCCTATAAAAGGAAGATTCCCTGCACCGCCTGTTGCGACCCTCACCGCCGCAAAGGCCCTTTCATCCCACAGCAATAAATAACCGCTGAGCCCGAAGAAAATCGATATCTTGAGGAGCACGAAACCCGTTACCCATGTGAGCTCCCGTGGTTTTCTGTATGATTTTAAAAGAAGTGTGCTGAAAACATGAATGAAGAGAACCAGAGTGGCGAGTTGCGCCCCCCAGTGGTGGATTGACCGGAAAAACCATCCCATATTGAGCTTTGTTACTATTTCGATGATACTTTTATGGGCATATTCTAAATGGGGTATGTAATAGAAAGAGAGTACCATCCCGGTGATAAACTGTAAAATGAAGAGAAACATGGCAATGCCGCCGGTGTAGTACCATATTTCGTACTGATGAACCGGCACGAGCTTGTGTGTGGCAAGTTTCTTGATTGCCTCAACATCGTAACGCTCTTCTATCCAGTTTTTAAGCCTT contains:
- a CDS encoding tetratricopeptide repeat protein, encoding MTKSILKNILNILIILTLFSPCISFGAEKKPKKPPVPVTTQEAAITDANITTYVKKADELLKKGDLDSSLRIYQKTYSYTKDVLITAKLVQTQYEKIINDPSTAQNNREEIMLKQKRIKQIVPKYSSIKESTSYNLGYIYAKKGDSERARKYLSEVLETVPFSLETDSQWMKTKTLLLSQYGLEGEF
- a CDS encoding NAD-dependent epimerase/dehydratase family protein produces the protein MKVLVTGGCGFIGSHVVDNFIASNHEVVIIDDLSSGKMENKNNAARLHVANICDDSIEEIIKNERPDIINHHAAQISVPLSVEIPLYDAEVNIKGTIRLLELSRKYGVKKFIFASTGGAIYGDADKVPTAEDYVPEPASPYAISKFSSEKYIRFYYGQYGLQYTILRYSNVYGPRQIPHGEAGVVAIFTEKLLTGEHPKVYHFPEEERGMIRDYCYVKDIANASLIAVKNENVGIYNIGTGKGTYTLELYKKTIDALRNNGVAVPEIFNEPQRGIARAGDIRVSTLNVRKAKDEIDWEAKYSLEDGLIETVDWYLHK
- a CDS encoding ribonuclease Z, which translates into the protein MKIKVLGTGTSIPSLKRGSSSYLVSAEKCNILVDIGPSVVRRLLEYGHTVDDVDAVFLTHFHVDHTADLSTFLFACNYGLKQRTKPLIVAGGQGIHKFYAGLLKIYPWILPKSYEFRLHRLPGGELKIGDVFVRTTKVNHNRESIGVRLEKERSLVFSGDTDYSTNLIKLAHGADLLIVECSFPERKVKGHLSLSILEKIVKKAQPKRVLISHLYPEWEGLKGILHAPYLMAEDGMEMEL
- a CDS encoding cytochrome bc complex cytochrome b subunit yields the protein MSCQRLKNWIEERYDVEAIKKLATHKLVPVHQYEIWYYTGGIAMFLFILQFITGMVLSFYYIPHLEYAHKSIIEIVTKLNMGWFFRSIHHWGAQLATLVLFIHVFSTLLLKSYRKPRELTWVTGFVLLKISIFFGLSGYLLLWDERAFAAVRVATGGAGNLPFIGGFIKAFLRGGIDVTGDTLTRFYAFHVAILPIVTLLLIGVHVLLVQVHGMSVPLSLEKKPHKSIPFFPNLFYKDLIVWLVVLGIMVTLAVFLPPEIGKKADPLAPAPENIKPEWYFLFLFQTLKLFPGEILGLNGETIAIILITCGILFFFLIPFFDRKSSRGEPSPVFTWIGIMYTLYFVVMTVIGFVT